The following proteins come from a genomic window of Salvia hispanica cultivar TCC Black 2014 chromosome 4, UniMelb_Shisp_WGS_1.0, whole genome shotgun sequence:
- the LOC125221339 gene encoding protein SRC2 homolog, with translation MECRKLEITLVSAQNLPNVRNTGRMKVYAKLSLKGDSKTTRKSHVDYESGTNPRWNFVSDYTVSEDTVRRPGVSLVVRLMCKRTLGDRLVGKVKIPVKSLFDMGRMSRKILSYEVAGTPEGRLNLLYSFSETMLVRQPSPGWKTAFEAVGFLVLVGGAMLLLSGESDHDDGDDHRRPSSDEEEEDEVFYDAC, from the coding sequence ATGGAGTGCAGAAAACTTGAAATAACTCTTGTCTCAGCCCAAAATCTCCCCAATGTCCGAAACACCGGCCGCATGAAAGTCTACGCCAAGCTCTCTCTCAAGGGAGACTCCAAAACCACCAGAAAAAGCCACGTGGACTACGAGTCGGGGACGAATCCGAGGTGGAATTTCGTCTCTGACTACACGGTCAGCGAGGACACCGTGAGGCGGCCGGGCGTGAGCCTCGTGGTGAGGCTGATGTGCAAGAGGACGCTGGGGGATAGGCTCGTCGGAAAAGTGAAGATTCCGGTGAAGAGCTTGTTCGACATGGGGCGGATGTCGAGGAAGATTCTTAGCTACGAGGTGGCGGGAACGCCGGAGGGGCGGCTGAATCTGTTGTACAGTTTTAGCGAGACGATGCTGGTCAGGCAGCCGTCGCCCGGGTGGAAGACAGCGTTTGAGGCCGTAGGGTTCTTGGTGCTCGTCGGAGGAGCGATGCTCCTCCTCAGCGGCGAGTCTGATCACGACGATGGCGATGATCATCGGAGGCCCTCCTCGgatgaagaggaggaagaCGAGGTTTTTTATGACGCTTGTTGA